DNA sequence from the Penicillium psychrofluorescens genome assembly, chromosome: 3 genome:
CGAGTTCATCTTTGACGGCGATGATTGCTGCATATGACAGCGTTGTTTGTCGACGTAATAGAGCACGATCAGTTATGGTTAATATTTACCCCATGGTCGGCAAGCCAATTTACAtagaaaaaataaaaaattCCCAGTAAGGGCAGAATCTGAGTATCCAGCTTGAGTAAAAGtctctttgcttcttctATCGATAGCCTGGTCATTTGGATATAGCTGCAGAGCTTTATAATACATTTCTGCATCGGGTTGATCGATCTCAGGCGGAGGCGTTGGTTTGGAGTTGACTCGACATGCTTCCGTTCATCATAAGTGACTTTCCCTccgtttttcttgttttcagTGGTGTTGTCTTCCACGGCCAAGTGGGCAGTTCTTACTCGGCTGCCAAGTTCAGCGTGGCTAGGCAAGTCTGTCGGTCAATAGTGAGAAGGTCGAAGGTAGGTAGAGAGGACTTTTATGTCAAATCGGATGATCTTCCAGCCACATGGAAGCTAACATCTCCAAGTTCTTGGCCTTCATAGTACCCCAGTTACTAGCAATGAGTGAAAATCAGAATCCAGTAGAGCTATGCGGGAGCGTAGCGATAGAGCCAAAACGCCGAGCAAAGGACACCTATTGGTGGGTCGCTGTCCATTATCCACTCTCTTCAGAACACGCAAACCCGAAAATACCAAATTATACTGAAGCGGAAGTGCCGTAATTTTGTCATTGATTGAAACATCGTCTGTAATTTCGTTGGTTGGACAGATTCATTGATCTTGAGTGGCGGGCAACTACGAAGCACCATAAATCTCGACGCTTATCCCGCCCATTCTGAGGGTACAGGTCAGCTGCCAACTACGGAACGTTCACTCCAGACTGTGACTCACACTAGTCCAGATTAGGTTAGACTATATGAGTCATGAAAGTCATGTGATTGAATTCCCATACATGAGCTTCCTACTTCCACGCTCGTACTTCTCTCTGCCTACTACCGCCTTACAGATCAGAATAGAAGTTTTCTATAGGAATAGAAGTTTTCTATATTCTTAAGTTGTTGACATTACATCTAACCTCCTAGAGTATCCTTATACACATCTTAGTTTTAGGCATCTTAGCCTTAGTCTTTCTATAGGTATTAAGCACTTTATAAGCGCTTATAAAGCGCGTAAGAAGCGAGTAAATATCGATTTGCTTATTTACTTCCTATCGTAACCCTTAACCTTGTACAACACCTTACTAGGCATAACAATAAATGATTCATTCTTTTAAAATTTAGTATAACTACTTTAGATACTATATACATAAAGAGAtaggaaaaaaagaagattttTAGGGGTAATATAGATAGTGATAGTTATCCGTAGGCAATAATTTAGGTGCGTGCTCAGTATACTTCGATGTAATTATTCTGTAAAATACGCTAGTAAAAAATGTTAGCGAGTCCTCAGTCCCGATTGCTTGCTTTTAGCGTCATTTGTAGTCGGGACCGAACGCGCTCTAATTGGCATGTCAGATATGTACTCGCCCATTCTTTACCAAATGGCTCTCTGGGTGGATAAGTCATTCATATTGCAATTCAGAGGAAAATTTATTATTATTTAGAAGGGAAGAATTGAGGCTATATATAACGAGGAGAACCAATTTGATTTCTAGAGACACTTCTGGATTTATTTCTGATGCTGCAGCTTTGTTCCTGATCTGTACCAGTCTCATATCACAACACTAGCAATTTTGTCGTCTCCCCGGACTGTGTCAGGGTGAACCCCTAATCATCGACCGCGAATCAGAATATCGGAACCCATATTACCCGACCCCCTCTTTGATCCGCGTGTGGACCCCCTTCGCACCGTGTCCGTTCGGGGCACGCACGCAGGCCCAGTGAGCGCGGCGGGAGGACCGCACCACCCCGCGAGGCGGGGCGCAAGTCAGACTGCAGAATGAGCAGCGACAGCAACAACCATGCAGGATGCTACTAGTGTTGTGATTGTGTGTTGTATTTTTCTTTCATTATGATTTTCTATAGTCTCCCACATAATACTAATGTCACGATAGATGTCTGTCTCATTCTCACACAAAGTTATCTTTGAGGCGGGCTACAATAGGTTGAAATAAGgacaagaaaacaaacatATCCCAACAACTCTACCACATTATAGAGTGTAGGCGAAATAGTTACTGACATAGTTCCGCCGTCAAGTTGACTGGCCGGGGGCACCCATAGACCTTCTTATGAGCTGGGGTACTATAGCAGGCGGCATCATTTGCCGCACAGTCAAAGACCTCACAACCGGCCCCAGGACTAAGCGAATTAGGATTCGCTGCGAAGGGGTTGCCATATTCCGTGCTTAGTTCATCTTGAAGAAGGATGCGATTAACAAAAGATTTTTCGCTAACAGATAGATTAGGTGCACTCACAGTATGCGTAGTCCGGAGTGGAGGAGAACGAATAGCCAAAGAAGAGAGGCTTCGCTAGCGTCTTTGCCTTGCCCATCTTGATGGTCTACAGATTCCATCTCTAGTCAGTTTCCTTTGCTATATGGAGAATTGCGCAGACCGAATAAGACGGAGTAACGTACCGAGCCAGATACTCTGAATTTCTCGGAGAAAGTTCCATCCTTAGGAATGGTGGTGAGAGGGCCGGGGGCGCTGCCATCGTAAGGGAACGACTGCACATACACGGGGGTGGCACAGTGATTGTGCACGATCGCATTCTGGCCTGAGACCAGGCCGATGAGGGCACCAAATGTGACTAGGGAGGTCTTCATGGTTGGTATTTCGCTTTTGTTTTGCAATAGAAGCTTAAATTATCTGTTTCCCTCCCGACAAAGGAAGGAACTGGCGGTCTTCATATAGGTCTGCTGCTCGGACCACGGGTAGTACCGATGATATACCGATGGAGTACAGTGCCGAGCAATGAATAAATCAGCGCTAGTAGGCCCACCCAGTACTATACTATATTAGGATAGATCTTATTTTGAAAACTAATTACTGTTATTATTTGCATATCATAGACTATGCCCAAATCGCATGGTCAAATATTAGGAAATAGGTAATTATCAATGTCGCCATGACGGTGCCGTGTCGCGTGCAAGCAGTGTTTGAACCAGATAGATGGCACACTAAATACTAGGCAGTTTGGTATGTAATCACGTTTCTTTTTAACCGTCATTTATCTTTATTGTACACTAGCGCGCCAAGCTATGCTAGCGGTGATTTATTTCGGTGTCCTCCTACTGTACGTCCGGGAGGCCTTTGATCTAAGACACGGCGTTCATTCCATGTCTTAGATTATCAGGCAACCTCCCAGGGGCCTATCCCACAGCCAATTAACACGAGTGGCAGGTGAGACATGCGCATCGCCGCCACTGCATGTACTCCGCACCAAGGACATCGCAAGGTAGCGTTACATCCACCCTGTGCTGTGACCCCGCATAGTACTATAATTCGTGCTTTTGTGTTTGTTCATTACAGTAGTAAGCGCGCCAACACGACTGATACGATCAGCGATATTATCTACAAGCTATCCCAGCCTCGGAAATCTACATTGTAACAAAATCAGGAAAAGCAGACGGAAACGACGGAAGCATGGCGAGCGTCATCTGGCTAACTCTTAGTACTTTATTGCCGGCTAGAGGTTACGGTTGATTAGGTAGCGACAAAGTGCACATTAATGACAAGTCTACATAAAAAAAGCAATAAGTGAGGTTCTATTTCAACATGATAATGTGCTCGCTCTTCAGTGATTCAAAAATCAATATCCTCTAGTTCTAACTGACTAACATGTGTATTAGCCCGCTCAATAGTCCTTAGACCGGATATCGTAAAACTACGGCGGCTAACAACTAACGTAATTCGCAAGTGAGGGCCGCATTAAATCGCAGTCGCTCCCCAAAGCTTCAACACAATCATTTCAACTAGCCACCATGCCCCCCCATTCGCAATTAAAATCCCTAAAACACTGCCAATCAGTAGTGAAGTATCGAGCTAGCGATAAATTTCTACTAAGGTGGCGATATATTCTCTATTCGCGAAGCTAAGCGCGTATTTGACATACCTGATCGAACTTTACGTCGTCGACTCATAGGCGTACTAATTCGACAAGACACGTGCGCAGACagtcataaattgactcccgaagaagacagaTCGCTCCTTAAACGGATTCTATTTATGGGTATGCGTGGATTTGCCCCGAGGCCATCAATAGTAGGGTAAGAAGGTAACCTGCTATTGGCGGGAGCGCTGCAATCAGACCGTTGAGACGAATTAGGCTACTAACTATATTGAGCGCTATCCAGAGCTTGAATCGCTGTTTTCTCGTCAATACGACTATAAAGGGGCTTTATGCGAAGGTCCACGCATTGTTATGCCTTGTTTTGACCCTGCACAAGGCACAATCGACGAAAAAGGTATCCAACCGAAAGATATCGAAATTTTTGACGAAGTAGGCTTTGCAATGGGCCTAAATACGACGGAAATAGTTACAAGAGCCGAATACTACGATCGGCAGCCAGCGAATCGCGAATGGGTCACATCCATTGAATATGTGAATTCGACAGGATTTGTACTCCTTGTTTTCTCGAATTATCAACGTAAAATTCCGGAAGACAGTTCCTCGTAGGCTTCCCTTACTCCCCAGCCTCAAACATACCCTCTTTGTACCACACACTCTCAACTCCCCATCATGACCGCCATTGCTACTGGGAATGGCGGCAGGATTAAATTATTGGCCTAGATGATAATCCGTAATTAATTTCTGCCGTAAAGTAAAGACACATTAAGTATAGATATACGGACCTATGAGACGGACCTATGTAATAGATTTGAAGCATATGGGCTTAAGTGAATTTCTCAATTAGGATATAGGGTTTATAAACGTCTGACCTAACTTGGTCCTACTATTAGTGGTTATTATGCATAGAGTGAGCGAGTGCCCGATAGTATAAGCTCGCTATATATATACGTACTGTTTCGAGCAAAATCTCATAAGCACTAAGTTGTAGTAGACGTCCCACACACTTTTTGCACAATTCTGTTAGGCTTGCTCAAATTTATTTTTCTATTAATATATAGTCTCAGATCGAGACAAAGTCATAATGGTTGGTATGGGATACAATAattgggaagagagaaagatataTGCTTTAGTGTGTTTCATATTCACTATTAAACATGTTGACCAACTCGCGAGGGGTTGATCGAGCACGAAGAGGAACGATAGCTAGGCGTGGGCGTCTCACGATAGAAAACGATCAATTAAGGCGACAACCAGAAGCCGTTGCATATATCAAAGAGAAATTTAGCGAGAATACCCTAATCTTCTGCGAGAGTTTTATACCGATGCCGTCTGCATATCTCGAATGATATCGAAAAGCTAAGAGACCTTGAAAAGCTACAGACTTCAACTCCATGGTGCACAAGTAACCTCGGCTAAAAGGTCCACTCATATATCGAAAACGCGAAAAATATAAATGACAGCGTTACGTATTGCCGATTTCCAGATGCCCAAGCGGGATATGGGTTGACATGCGCTGCGCAAATGGACTATTTTGAACCCCGCAAAGGGCGGGATAAAAAAACCAACTTCGCCCTAGCTACAAAGCCTAGGGCTAGGCCTGCTGTCCTAGTTTGCTGCGGTGCTATACACACCTCGCGTCCTAAGTCTTCCATCTTAGGTTTGACCTGTCGCTACCTAGTAGATGCGACTTAATCGTCGCGTGAGAAGGCTGCGCGTCGGAATGGCTTCTCCGCTGCCTTATTTGATGTCTCATACAAAAGGCAAACACCTCTTCGTAGTACTTGAGGTTAGTTCTCCGTAAAATCTTCACCCCTAGTTCTGGTGGAAATGGCACATGCAAATGGCTCC
Encoded proteins:
- a CDS encoding uncharacterized protein (ID:PFLUO_004165-T1.cds;~source:funannotate); the protein is MKTSLVTFGALIGLVSGQNAIVHNHCATPVYVQSFPYDGSAPGPLTTIPKDGTFSEKFRVSGSTIKMGKAKTLAKPLFFGYSFSSTPDYAYCECT